A single Nostoc sp. PCC 7107 DNA region contains:
- a CDS encoding DUF6640 family protein, producing MSKQKLSRILLSVVIVNTAVVSVAVDWNATHIFNPTWVPHARFHDVVMLWLLSSLSVVALWLLWRRSLEPDISVTVATLVPVLFWTPFFFATLLVPGTSLSALPDEPLPLIVGIPIYPNVVVATINEILAAISYWLYRSSPKTSTKII from the coding sequence ATGTCAAAACAAAAACTGAGCCGGATTTTGCTTTCAGTTGTAATTGTGAATACAGCAGTGGTTTCTGTAGCTGTTGATTGGAATGCCACCCATATCTTCAATCCCACTTGGGTACCTCATGCCCGATTCCATGATGTAGTGATGTTGTGGCTACTTAGTAGTTTATCGGTAGTTGCCCTCTGGTTACTGTGGAGGCGATCGCTAGAACCCGATATCAGTGTGACTGTTGCAACTTTAGTTCCTGTACTTTTCTGGACACCTTTTTTCTTCGCAACCTTACTAGTTCCCGGTACTAGCTTAAGTGCATTACCTGATGAACCCCTACCCTTAATTGTTGGCATACCAATTTATCCCAACGTTGTCGTTGCTACTATTAACGAAATCTTAGCAGCAATCAGTTATTGGCTTTACCGCAGTAGCCCCAAGACATCTACAAAAATTATCTAG
- a CDS encoding nickel/cobalt transporter — protein sequence MLFGLLILYLEKPVLAHIGHGEFYTKILIHQQLTPSLIITGLGIAFLFGAGHALSPGHGKTMVAAYLVGSQGTPKQALVLGLVTTITHTLGVFILGLVALVAAQYILPETLYPILGLLSGLTVCGVGFWLLDKRLTTHEHTHKHHHHHPPTKSLIALGIAGGIVPCPSALVLLFSAIALHQAAYGVVLVSAFSLGLASVLVAIGLIVVYAHQWIDHLPNSAKLLQNLSMVGAVGVIVIGAALTAISVI from the coding sequence GTGCTATTTGGATTACTGATTCTGTATTTAGAGAAACCAGTACTGGCTCATATTGGACATGGCGAATTTTATACCAAAATTTTGATTCACCAACAGCTAACTCCAAGTTTGATCATCACGGGATTGGGTATAGCCTTTCTATTTGGAGCCGGACACGCCCTTTCACCAGGACATGGCAAAACAATGGTAGCTGCTTATCTTGTTGGTTCACAGGGAACACCAAAACAGGCGCTAGTATTGGGACTTGTCACCACCATCACTCATACACTAGGAGTTTTTATCTTGGGACTTGTGGCTTTGGTGGCTGCACAGTATATCTTGCCAGAAACACTATATCCAATTCTCGGTTTGCTCAGTGGTTTAACTGTATGCGGAGTTGGTTTTTGGCTCTTAGATAAACGCCTGACTACTCATGAACACACACATAAGCATCATCACCATCATCCACCAACCAAATCCCTAATTGCATTAGGAATTGCTGGGGGTATTGTACCTTGTCCCTCGGCACTGGTTTTATTATTTAGTGCGATCGCTTTGCATCAAGCTGCTTATGGTGTAGTGTTAGTTAGTGCATTTAGCCTCGGATTAGCATCGGTGTTGGTGGCGATCGGGTTGATTGTTGTTTATGCTCATCAATGGATAGATCATTTACCCAACAGTGCTAAACTGCTGCAAAACTTATCGATGGTGGGTGCTGTTGGCGTAATTGTCATAGGTGCAGCATTAACCGCAATTTCTGTGATTTAG
- a CDS encoding antibiotic biosynthesis monooxygenase: MKEPCQYPSPGVIAIARRVKPGLEEAFEEATKGVILAASTFPGYMGSDVLYPLTKKGEWQLILRFDTAKHLHEWEESVICQGWIARAEALTVDGAKVMRVNSLEAWFALPEIPNALPPPKWKTAIVSAIGLYPVILILPNLLRPITSVLPVWIASLVNISIMMPLMTWVIMPQVTRLFKAWLYPSKSKK, translated from the coding sequence ATGAAAGAACCATGTCAATACCCATCTCCTGGTGTAATTGCGATCGCTCGTCGTGTTAAACCAGGGTTAGAAGAAGCTTTTGAAGAAGCAACCAAAGGCGTGATTCTAGCAGCCAGCACCTTTCCCGGCTATATGGGGAGTGATGTTTTATATCCGCTAACTAAAAAAGGCGAGTGGCAGTTAATTTTGCGGTTTGACACAGCTAAACATTTACACGAATGGGAAGAATCTGTGATTTGTCAAGGTTGGATTGCCCGCGCCGAAGCTCTCACAGTTGATGGAGCCAAAGTTATGCGTGTCAACAGCCTAGAAGCTTGGTTTGCTCTCCCAGAAATCCCCAATGCCTTACCGCCACCCAAATGGAAAACTGCGATCGTCAGTGCAATTGGTCTTTATCCCGTGATTTTGATTCTGCCGAATCTTCTCAGACCCATTACCAGTGTCCTGCCTGTATGGATAGCTAGTCTGGTGAATATTAGCATCATGATGCCCTTGATGACTTGGGTGATTATGCCCCAGGTAACACGTTTATTTAAAGCTTGGCTTTATCCCTCTAAGAGTAAGAAGTAA
- a CDS encoding alkene reductase, with product MTNNPDLFSPIQLGDYTLPNRIVMAPMTRNRAGEGNAPTPLNATYYAQRATAGLIVTEGSQVSSQGLGYPATPGIHSPAQITGWQEVTKAVHSAGGRIFLQLWHTGRISHPSLQADGALPVAPSAIAPAGNAMTYTGDQPFVTPRPLDLDEIPSVIDQFRQGAKNALEAGFDGVEIHGAFGYLIDQFLQDGANQRSDRYGGSIENRARFLLEVTEAVCSVWGSARVGVKLSPSNTFNNIHDSDPKSTFSYAIAALKHFNLGYLHLMEPTPADIRHGGKPIPVAEFRPLYPGVLIANGGYDKQTGNAAISNGIADLISFGALFLANPDLPKRFQLDAALNTGDRHTYYGGDEKGYTDYPFLPSYTNSL from the coding sequence ATGACCAACAATCCAGATTTATTCTCACCCATCCAGCTTGGTGACTACACTTTACCCAACCGAATTGTTATGGCTCCGATGACACGCAATCGGGCTGGAGAGGGCAATGCACCAACGCCACTGAATGCTACATATTACGCTCAACGTGCCACGGCTGGGTTGATTGTCACCGAAGGTTCGCAAGTATCATCCCAAGGTTTGGGTTATCCCGCTACACCAGGAATTCACTCTCCAGCACAGATTACAGGCTGGCAAGAAGTGACAAAAGCAGTACATAGTGCAGGTGGCAGAATCTTTTTGCAACTATGGCATACAGGACGCATTTCTCACCCTTCCTTACAAGCAGATGGCGCATTACCTGTAGCGCCTTCAGCGATCGCACCTGCTGGTAATGCCATGACTTACACTGGTGATCAACCTTTTGTTACTCCTCGCCCATTGGATTTAGATGAGATTCCCAGCGTGATTGACCAATTCCGTCAAGGCGCGAAAAATGCCCTAGAAGCTGGTTTTGATGGTGTGGAAATTCACGGAGCCTTTGGGTATCTAATTGATCAGTTTTTACAAGATGGTGCTAATCAACGCAGCGATCGCTATGGTGGTTCTATTGAAAATCGGGCGCGGTTTCTGTTGGAAGTCACAGAAGCAGTATGTAGCGTTTGGGGTTCGGCGCGGGTAGGTGTGAAACTATCACCCAGCAACACATTTAACAATATCCATGATTCTGATCCGAAATCTACCTTCAGCTATGCGATCGCTGCCCTCAAGCACTTTAACTTAGGATATCTGCACTTAATGGAACCCACGCCAGCCGATATTCGCCACGGTGGTAAACCAATTCCGGTTGCAGAATTTCGCCCTTTATATCCTGGCGTGTTGATTGCTAATGGTGGTTACGATAAACAAACAGGTAATGCAGCGATCTCCAATGGCATTGCAGACTTAATTTCCTTTGGTGCATTATTTCTCGCCAATCCTGACTTACCCAAACGTTTCCAGTTAGATGCAGCTCTAAATACAGGCGATCGCCATACCTACTATGGTGGTGATGAAAAAGGTTACACAGACTATCCTTTTTTACCTTCTTATACCAATTCTTTATGA
- a CDS encoding OFA family MFS transporter has protein sequence MQLFGMPVEKGRWLLIPLGATVLLCLGTVYSWSIFRKPLEKLLNINATESLLPFTVLLIVFAILMPITGFYINRFGTRRITAVGGVIMGLGYILSSLDGNLQLLTVTYGAIAGAGVGIVYGVPLAVIAKWFPDKKGIAVGLTVIGFGLSPLITAPLAKSLIDAYGVRQTFVILGVAFTLIILAIATVLQPPPQDWKPAGWNPNVAVQGSTSLTNYEILQTPAFYGLWICYTIGTFSGLAAIGISSPLAQEIIKLDATTAASTVSLFAVFNAFGRIFFGWFTDRFSPKLAAIFSFTLVLIASLMMLKAGQGTVATYLIAFSLFYFSFGGWLAIAPTTTLILFSSADYAKNYGLVFTAYGAGALGGTLLAGRIRDIFGSYTVFFYPTTALAILGIVLAVFMLKRSFSGSSISQAN, from the coding sequence ATGCAGCTTTTTGGTATGCCTGTAGAAAAAGGCAGATGGTTGCTGATTCCGCTTGGAGCAACTGTTTTACTTTGCCTTGGCACTGTTTATTCATGGAGTATTTTTAGAAAACCTTTAGAGAAATTACTGAATATTAACGCAACAGAAAGTTTGTTGCCATTTACGGTTTTATTAATTGTGTTTGCGATATTGATGCCAATTACTGGCTTTTATATCAACCGCTTCGGGACTCGGAGGATCACCGCAGTTGGTGGTGTAATTATGGGACTTGGTTATATATTGTCTAGTCTAGATGGCAATTTACAATTATTAACTGTGACTTATGGTGCGATCGCTGGTGCGGGTGTAGGTATAGTTTATGGTGTACCGTTAGCTGTGATCGCTAAGTGGTTTCCTGATAAAAAAGGTATTGCAGTTGGTTTAACTGTGATTGGTTTTGGACTGTCGCCGTTAATTACTGCACCTTTGGCGAAATCATTGATTGATGCTTACGGAGTGCGACAAACTTTTGTAATTTTAGGTGTTGCTTTTACACTGATTATTTTAGCGATCGCCACTGTGTTGCAACCACCCCCCCAAGATTGGAAACCAGCCGGATGGAATCCCAATGTTGCAGTTCAGGGAAGTACATCACTCACCAATTATGAGATCTTGCAAACACCAGCATTTTACGGTTTGTGGATTTGTTATACAATCGGCACATTCTCAGGATTGGCAGCAATTGGTATTTCTAGCCCTTTAGCTCAAGAAATCATTAAACTAGATGCAACTACAGCCGCAAGTACAGTTTCTTTATTTGCAGTATTTAATGCTTTTGGCAGGATATTTTTTGGCTGGTTTACTGACCGTTTTAGTCCGAAGTTAGCAGCAATTTTTTCTTTTACTTTAGTATTAATTGCGTCGCTGATGATGCTAAAAGCTGGCCAAGGAACTGTCGCTACTTATTTAATAGCGTTTTCCCTATTTTACTTTTCTTTTGGTGGCTGGTTAGCGATCGCTCCAACCACCACCTTAATTTTGTTCTCCTCCGCTGACTATGCCAAAAATTACGGTCTAGTTTTCACAGCTTACGGTGCAGGGGCATTAGGTGGAACTTTGTTAGCTGGCAGAATTCGAGATATTTTCGGCAGTTACACTGTTTTCTTTTATCCAACTACAGCACTGGCAATTTTAGGAATTGTGTTAGCTGTGTTTATGCTCAAACGTAGCTTTTCTGGTTCTAGTATTAGTCAAGCTAATTAG
- a CDS encoding cation diffusion facilitator family transporter produces the protein MSSPTARSYAFLSIAAAVVTIGLKFGAYLLTGSVGLLSDAIESCVNLLAALVALWALTYAAKPADAEHTFGHSKAEYFSSGAEGALIIVAAISIAVEAWGRLQHPEPLTQLGLGLVLSFLATAVNGVVAVVLLKAGKRLRSITLRADAHHLLTDVWTSGGVIIGILLVQVTGWLVLDPIIALLVAVNIVWAGFRLLRETFSGLLDTALPKEELDMIRQIFSEYEHQNIQFHAIRSRLAGTRRFISFHVLVPGAWTVSQGHKLCEEIELKIIQALPGSSIITHLEPVEDPASWNDLELERPINQ, from the coding sequence ATGAGTAGCCCAACAGCCCGTTCCTACGCTTTTTTATCAATTGCAGCCGCAGTCGTGACTATTGGTTTAAAGTTTGGGGCTTACCTATTAACAGGTTCCGTCGGGCTACTGTCTGATGCCATTGAATCATGTGTAAATTTATTAGCTGCACTAGTGGCATTATGGGCATTAACTTATGCAGCCAAACCAGCCGATGCCGAACATACCTTTGGGCATTCTAAAGCCGAGTATTTTTCGAGTGGAGCTGAAGGTGCATTGATTATCGTGGCGGCTATTAGTATTGCAGTAGAAGCTTGGGGAAGGTTACAGCATCCAGAACCACTGACTCAACTGGGATTAGGGCTAGTGTTGTCATTCTTAGCCACAGCAGTCAACGGTGTGGTAGCTGTTGTCTTACTCAAAGCCGGAAAACGCTTACGTTCCATCACCTTGCGAGCAGATGCTCATCACTTATTAACTGATGTCTGGACTTCAGGTGGTGTAATAATAGGAATTCTTTTGGTGCAGGTAACAGGTTGGTTAGTACTTGACCCCATCATTGCCCTATTGGTAGCAGTCAATATTGTGTGGGCTGGATTTCGTTTGCTGCGGGAAACCTTTTCTGGGCTACTAGACACCGCTTTACCAAAAGAAGAACTAGATATGATCCGGCAGATATTTAGTGAGTACGAACATCAAAATATCCAGTTCCATGCCATACGCTCTCGATTAGCGGGGACACGTCGCTTTATTTCCTTTCACGTTTTAGTACCAGGCGCTTGGACAGTAAGCCAAGGACATAAGTTATGTGAAGAGATTGAGTTGAAAATTATTCAAGCCCTGCCAGGAAGCAGCATCATCACACACCTCGAACCTGTAGAAGACCCGGCATCTTGGAATGATTTGGAATTGGAGCGTCCAATTAACCAGTAG
- a CDS encoding alpha/beta fold hydrolase, with amino-acid sequence MSIITTQDGTQTYYKDWGTGQPVVFSHGWPLNADAWDEQLVFLADHGYRAIAHDRRGHGRSSQPWNGNEMDTYADDLATLIQTLDLKDVVLVGHSTGGGEVARYIGRHGTNRVAKAVLVSAVPPLMLKTEGNPGGLPLEVFDNIRAGVASDRSQFYKDLSESFYGANRPTNKVSPGVREQFWLWSMQVGLKGAIDCIKAFSETDFTEDLKKFDVPTLIIHGDDDQIVPLANSSLLSAQIVKDSILKVYPGADHGLFSTHRDKFNSDLLAFLQS; translated from the coding sequence ATGAGTATAATCACAACTCAAGACGGCACGCAGACATATTACAAAGATTGGGGTACTGGACAACCTGTGGTTTTCAGTCACGGTTGGCCTCTGAATGCTGATGCTTGGGACGAGCAATTGGTTTTTCTGGCAGATCATGGTTATCGGGCGATCGCCCATGATCGTCGTGGCCATGGCCGATCCAGCCAACCTTGGAACGGCAATGAGATGGATACCTATGCAGATGATCTGGCGACACTGATTCAGACCCTGGACTTAAAAGATGTTGTCTTAGTTGGTCATTCTACTGGCGGTGGTGAAGTTGCCCGTTATATTGGTCGCCACGGGACAAATCGCGTGGCCAAAGCTGTGTTAGTGAGCGCAGTACCTCCACTGATGCTCAAAACTGAAGGGAATCCAGGTGGACTACCACTGGAAGTCTTTGACAACATCCGCGCAGGTGTAGCGAGCGATCGCTCTCAGTTCTACAAAGACCTGAGTGAATCATTCTATGGTGCAAACCGTCCGACTAACAAGGTTTCCCCAGGTGTACGAGAACAGTTCTGGCTATGGAGTATGCAGGTTGGTCTCAAAGGTGCGATCGACTGCATCAAGGCCTTCTCTGAAACTGATTTCACTGAAGATCTGAAAAAGTTTGATGTGCCAACACTGATCATTCATGGCGACGATGACCAAATTGTGCCGTTAGCTAACTCATCTTTACTTTCTGCACAGATTGTCAAAGATTCGATTCTCAAAGTCTATCCAGGCGCAGACCACGGATTGTTTAGTACCCATCGAGACAAGTTTAATAGCGATTTACTGGCATTCCTCCAGAGTTAA
- a CDS encoding fasciclin domain-containing protein: protein MADIVDTAVNAGSFNTLVAAVKAAGLVDTLKGTGPFTVFAPTDEAFAKLPEGTVDSLLKDIPKLKKILTYHVVSGKVLAADVVKLKSATTVEGSDVKIDASNGVKINDANVATPDVAADNGVIHVIDTVLIPA, encoded by the coding sequence ATGGCAGACATTGTTGATACTGCTGTGAATGCTGGTTCTTTTAATACTCTAGTTGCTGCGGTTAAAGCTGCTGGTCTAGTAGATACTCTCAAAGGAACTGGCCCATTTACTGTTTTTGCACCGACTGATGAAGCATTTGCAAAGCTTCCAGAAGGTACAGTAGATTCATTGCTCAAGGATATTCCAAAGCTCAAGAAAATCCTGACTTATCATGTAGTTTCAGGTAAAGTGTTGGCAGCCGATGTAGTGAAGCTGAAGTCAGCTACCACTGTTGAAGGTTCTGACGTAAAAATCGATGCTTCAAATGGTGTCAAAATTAATGATGCCAATGTTGCTACACCAGATGTTGCTGCTGATAATGGTGTTATTCACGTCATTGATACAGTGTTAATTCCTGCATAA
- a CDS encoding Shedu immune nuclease family protein has translation MSDIAIEFQELLNRDDVTEQNCQDFLEKNTELFYTPFLLNHHVHFSSIISKFPLDTSLVTDFVFLTKSSDFWHIVLVELEHPNKKLFRDDKNKIIPTSDMTEAMSQIHSWQEFIDKNKNEVLRRLNPLILPIPLRYNPIFFKYLLVIGRSEQKSVNQGMRDRLASLCNNDIIICTYDSLISYYKHSPKFKKNVLKLSKKYFEIKYLHEEEPLLFASLLPENLKITPEQKSLLIGRGYDIEDWEKGKLLSYNGKMTCEKWKTYKKKQKK, from the coding sequence ATGTCTGATATAGCTATCGAATTTCAGGAACTATTGAACCGAGATGACGTGACAGAGCAAAACTGCCAAGATTTTCTGGAGAAAAATACTGAATTATTTTACACACCATTTCTTCTGAACCATCATGTTCATTTCAGTTCAATTATATCTAAATTTCCTTTAGACACATCTTTAGTGACTGATTTTGTTTTTTTAACAAAGTCTTCAGATTTTTGGCATATTGTTTTAGTCGAGCTAGAACATCCAAATAAAAAACTCTTCCGAGATGACAAAAATAAGATTATTCCTACTTCAGATATGACTGAAGCAATGTCACAAATTCATTCTTGGCAAGAATTTATAGATAAAAATAAAAATGAAGTTTTAAGAAGATTAAATCCCCTTATTTTACCCATACCTCTTCGGTATAATCCTATTTTCTTTAAATACTTGTTAGTGATTGGTAGAAGTGAGCAAAAATCTGTAAATCAGGGTATGAGGGATAGATTAGCTAGTCTTTGTAATAATGATATTATTATATGCACATACGACAGCTTAATTAGCTACTACAAACATAGCCCTAAATTTAAAAAGAATGTTCTTAAGCTTAGTAAGAAGTATTTTGAAATCAAATATCTACATGAAGAAGAACCTCTTCTATTCGCTAGTCTATTACCTGAAAATTTAAAGATTACTCCAGAGCAGAAAAGCTTACTAATTGGGCGTGGTTACGATATTGAAGATTGGGAAAAGGGAAAATTACTTTCTTACAACGGTAAAATGACATGTGAAAAATGGAAAACATATAAGAAAAAGCAAAAAAAATAA
- a CDS encoding Uma2 family endonuclease: MVQTPSKNLTLEEFLKLPETKPASEYIDGQIIHKPMPQGEHSTIQGELIITINGVTKPQKIARAFPELRCIFAGRAIVPDISVFLWERIPRNENGGVANVFALAPDWIIEILSPEQSQSKVIAKILHSLKHGTQMGWLIDPSERLVFVYFSNQPPELFDQAEQLLPVPSFASELQLTVGDLFGCLLE; the protein is encoded by the coding sequence ATGGTACAGACACCATCCAAAAATTTGACATTAGAGGAGTTTCTCAAGCTACCAGAAACTAAACCTGCCAGTGAATACATTGATGGTCAGATTATTCATAAACCTATGCCACAGGGTGAACACAGCACAATTCAAGGTGAACTAATTATTACCATCAATGGAGTCACAAAACCGCAGAAAATTGCCCGCGCATTTCCAGAATTGCGCTGCATTTTTGCTGGACGTGCGATCGTTCCAGATATATCTGTGTTCCTGTGGGAGAGAATTCCTCGAAATGAGAACGGAGGTGTGGCAAATGTTTTTGCATTAGCACCCGATTGGATAATTGAAATCCTTTCTCCTGAGCAAAGCCAGAGTAAGGTCATTGCTAAAATATTACATTCTTTGAAGCATGGAACTCAAATGGGTTGGTTGATTGATCCGAGCGAAAGATTAGTATTTGTTTATTTCTCAAACCAGCCACCAGAGTTATTTGATCAAGCAGAGCAGTTACTTCCTGTTCCATCTTTTGCAAGTGAGTTACAGCTGACAGTAGGTGATTTATTCGGTTGTCTATTAGAATAA
- a CDS encoding PIN domain-containing protein, with translation MYLLDTDILIDIQRGHAPAIAWFASLPELPSVPGFVVMELIQDAQNKQKLRHTLKLVAPLTTIWPTEADLNRALSDFTAYHLSDSLGLLDALIGACAVGRGATLCTFNVKHYRVIPGLVMAQPYTR, from the coding sequence ATGTATTTGCTAGATACGGACATTTTGATTGATATTCAACGCGGTCATGCTCCGGCGATTGCTTGGTTTGCCAGCCTACCAGAGTTACCTAGTGTACCTGGTTTTGTGGTTATGGAATTAATCCAAGATGCTCAAAACAAGCAAAAGCTGCGTCATACTTTAAAATTGGTTGCACCCCTAACTACAATCTGGCCGACGGAGGCTGATTTAAATCGAGCCTTGTCAGACTTCACAGCTTACCATTTGTCAGATAGTTTAGGATTGTTAGATGCTTTAATTGGTGCTTGTGCTGTTGGGCGAGGAGCAACACTTTGTACATTCAATGTCAAACATTACCGTGTTATTCCTGGTCTTGTTATGGCACAACCTTACACACGTTAG